Below is a genomic region from Parageobacillus toebii NBRC 107807.
GAAATTTCGACTTGATCTTTTTTTCTTGTAGACGGAACTTGCCGCTCCACTTTATTAAACTGCCGCTCATACGGATTAACGTTCATCGAGCCGACATGATGAATTTTCATACTGTTTCACCTCACTTTTCTCCATCAACGTTCATCTGCCTACTATTTATATCGGAGCAAAGAAGCGAATGTTTAATGCTCCTCATCTTTTTGGACATAATAAGTTACCATTCTTTGTCGTTGTCGCTGTTTTTCTTCCTCAAGCTGCTTTAATTGTGTTTGAATCCTTGTTCTACATTTCGGACAAAGTTGCCCTTCGCGGATCATCGTGCCGCACGATTCGCAAGGATAGCCGAGATTTGGAAAATGAACAAGCTGGAGCCGCCCTATTTTAATCCATTTCGTAATGAGCGATTCGCTTACTCCCGTCGCCTCGACGACTTGCGCCATCGTGGCAGTGCGGTTTTCGCGTTTACGGAGAAATTGATACACTTTTTCAAACAATACCTCTTCTTCTTTATAGCACTGTTCGCAAACATCACGAATGGAATGTTTGACAAAAAGCCGCCCGCATCTCGGACAGTTTGTAAGCTCTCCCATCGTTTTCCCCTCCCCGCTTTCATTTACGTGTAAATGTTAATAATGAGTCCTTGAATCTCCCCCACGATGCGCAATATATCCAGTCCTTTTTGTTCCTTTTGCAATACGTTATTTGTTAATTCGATTAATTTGCGGTCCACTTCTTTGACGATTTTATAAATGCGCGCCCGTCCGCCGCGGCTGAATCCGCGCTGTTCTTCCAACTGTAGGCCGTTTTTGACGGCGTCGTCCAAAAATTGCTTGACAAGCTGTTTATATTTTTTCAAGTCCTCGATCGTTCGCGATTCGGCGAGCTTTTTCCCTTGTTCTTCGATTTGTTGGACTTGTTGCTGCACGCGTTCCCAGACGATATCATTTCGTTTTTTCGCCATCACTTCGGTAAATGACACCGATTCCATCGCTGTTTCTTCTTTACGGCTAACGTTTGATACGTTCGCCCTTGTTACTTTCTGCACTTCCATCGTCATCACCTCTTGTTATCCCCATTATCGCACAACTATAAAAAAAGGGCGAGGTCTTGTTGACCCACCCCTTCATCAACGAGCGTATTAGCTTTTCAACAGTTGCAAAATTCCTTGCGGCAACTGGTTTGATTGCGCGAGCATCGCTTGTGCCGCTTGGGTTAAGATATTGTTTTTCGTAAACTCTGCCATCTCCATCGCCATGTCGGTATCACGAATGCGCGATTCTGCGGACGTTAAGTTTTCATTTGCGGTTTTTAAGTTGTTGATGGTGTGTTCTAGGCGGTTTTGAATCGCGCCTAATTTTCCTCGTTCTTCGGATACTTTATTAATGGCTTGGTCAATCACGGTGATCGCCGCGCGCGCCGCCTGTGCCGATGATGATACATCGATCCCCGCTTGAGCATTTACTCCTGCACTCAGACTCGTTGTGTGATCCGCCATACGGGCAAGACCCAAGCTGGCGGCATCCATGACGCCTAAATCAAACCCTAGTGTCTCGGACTCATTGGCGCCAATTTGCATTTCCAACTTTAATGACTTTCCTTTATTTTCTTCAAAGTCATTATCAATAATTTCGATTTCCAATCCATTCGCTGAACCGAACGAACCTCCGTCATCTGTTCGATCGGTTGAAAGAATCAATGAGTTTCCTACCACACTAAACGCCGTTAATGCCGAAACAGGTCGATTTGTATCTGCTTTGGCATCCTCAAGTACTTGTTCAATATCCTTTAACACGTCAAAAACTGTTTTTCCTCTCACATCAATTGTTGCTGTTCCTTGCCCGCTGCTCCAAGTGTAGCTGCTTGCCATCGAATCGCTAAACGTAATCGTTAAATTATCGATTTTTAATACATCGCCGTTTTTAGGGACATCGCCAAAAGTCAGCGTGAATGTTTCGGGGACTAAAGCTTGATTCTTAGCAACAAGCGATGTAACCTCTTTTGTTGAATCAAATGGATCTAAATATTTGAGCTCTGTATTAGAAAAATCAGACGACACAGTGATTGTACTCGCTTTTTTCGGCGACATAACCTTTGCTGTTATCAATGTTAATTGACCGTTTGTAATGATTCCGTCACCGTTATTACTATTATCAGAGGCATTCACGATCGAACTTGCGGAGCTAAATGTACTATCATTAGCTAAAATTGCATCTCTTAATGCAGTAAGTAATCCGTTAATGTTATCTACTGCATCACTGTCATTCGCTGGGGTGGCAACCCAAGAAGTTACATTCACAGCAATATGCCCTGTATCAGCTAACCCATCACCTTTGGCATCAATTTCATATACTTTTCCGTTTATTGTAAATGTTTTTTTGTCGATTACATCTTGAGCCAACATGCCAAAGTTCTTCGAAAAGTCTAGTACAACTTTTGCCGGATCCGTTGGTGCCGCTGTGACAATCCCTTGCCATGTTCCGTTTCCTACATAGCTAATGGCTGAAGAACTCGCTTCAGCAAATGCTCTGCCTTCCGGGGAACCGCTAAATAAAATCTTTTGGTTAAACTGTGTCGTATCGGCAATACGGTCAATTTCTTTTGTCAACTGATCGATTTCCGCTTGAATCGCCGCACGATCGCTTGACTCAAGCGTATCATTCGCCGCTTGCACCGCAAGCTCTCTCATGCGCTGCAAAATGCTATGTACTTCGTTTAAAGCCCCTTCCGCCGTTTGGATGAGCGAGATTGCGTCTAACGCATTGCGTTCCGCCATTTGAAGTCCGCGGATTTGCGAGCGCATTTTTTCAGAGATGGCAAGACCAGCCGCATCGTCTGCCGCGCGGTTAATTCGCAAACCAGATGATAATCTTTCTAAGTTTTTAGAGACGCTTAATTGGTTTGCCGCTAAGTTGCGATAGGCGTTTAATGCTTGAATGTTATGATTAATTCTCATGTTTA
It encodes:
- a CDS encoding TIGR03826 family flagellar region protein; amino-acid sequence: MGELTNCPRCGRLFVKHSIRDVCEQCYKEEEVLFEKVYQFLRKRENRTATMAQVVEATGVSESLITKWIKIGRLQLVHFPNLGYPCESCGTMIREGQLCPKCRTRIQTQLKQLEEEKQRQRQRMVTYYVQKDEEH
- a CDS encoding YaaR family protein; amino-acid sequence: MEVQKVTRANVSNVSRKEETAMESVSFTEVMAKKRNDIVWERVQQQVQQIEEQGKKLAESRTIEDLKKYKQLVKQFLDDAVKNGLQLEEQRGFSRGGRARIYKIVKEVDRKLIELTNNVLQKEQKGLDILRIVGEIQGLIINIYT
- a CDS encoding flagellin translates to MRINHNIQALNAYRNLAANQLSVSKNLERLSSGLRINRAADDAAGLAISEKMRSQIRGLQMAERNALDAISLIQTAEGALNEVHSILQRMRELAVQAANDTLESSDRAAIQAEIDQLTKEIDRIADTTQFNQKILFSGSPEGRAFAEASSSAISYVGNGTWQGIVTAAPTDPAKVVLDFSKNFGMLAQDVIDKKTFTINGKVYEIDAKGDGLADTGHIAVNVTSWVATPANDSDAVDNINGLLTALRDAILANDSTFSSASSIVNASDNSNNGDGIITNGQLTLITAKVMSPKKASTITVSSDFSNTELKYLDPFDSTKEVTSLVAKNQALVPETFTLTFGDVPKNGDVLKIDNLTITFSDSMASSYTWSSGQGTATIDVRGKTVFDVLKDIEQVLEDAKADTNRPVSALTAFSVVGNSLILSTDRTDDGGSFGSANGLEIEIIDNDFEENKGKSLKLEMQIGANESETLGFDLGVMDAASLGLARMADHTTSLSAGVNAQAGIDVSSSAQAARAAITVIDQAINKVSEERGKLGAIQNRLEHTINNLKTANENLTSAESRIRDTDMAMEMAEFTKNNILTQAAQAMLAQSNQLPQGILQLLKS